From one Drosophila subpulchrella strain 33 F10 #4 breed RU33 chromosome 3L, RU_Dsub_v1.1 Primary Assembly, whole genome shotgun sequence genomic stretch:
- the LOC119554026 gene encoding antigen 5 like allergen Cul n 1-like: MKISIVLISLVARLLGATSQVSVYPEDVITEGTGAILKATPKPPSPYCQPKLCLKGQHHVACENYYKSLHRTCAAKEITFVNLTILADNILKHHNERRYLLASGKDSTLPHAARMVAMQWDEDLAAVAGFNVRMCQAKHDECRNTVRFPRSGQNIIVFNMTRRVEKPVMEMLYPELMSLAMNTWWSESERMTAADMELYPCDEKRQKAYRHFAVMAIEGNSHVGCAGLRYVVKNLTQFKLTCNYARSPVCGQPIYRFRPVGCQTGRNKKHSSLCSPTELFR, encoded by the exons ATGAAGATTTCTATAGTGCTGATCTCTTTGGTCGCCAGATTGCTGGGAGCCACAAGTCAGGTATCGGTATATCCGGAAGATGTGATCACCGAGGGAACGGGAGCGATATTGAAAGCGACCCCCAAGCCGCCGAGTCCTTATTGCCAGCCCAAGTTGTGCCTTAAAGGACAACACCATGTTGCCTGCGAAAACTATTATAAG AGCCTTCACCGCACCTGTGCCGCCAAGGAGATTACCTTTGTGAACTTGACCATCCTAGCGGATAATATCCTTAAACACCACAATGAGCGGAGGTATCTATTAGCCAGTGGCAAGGACTCAACCCTGCCACATGCCGCTCGAATGGTGGCCATGCAGTGGGACGAGGACCTGGCCGCCGTGGCAGGATTCAATGTGCGGATGTGTCAGGCCAAACATGACGAGTGTCGTAATACGGTTAGGTTTCCACGATCCGGCCAAAATATCATAGTGTTCAACATGACACGCCGCGTGGAGAAGCCAGTGATGGAGATGCTCTACCCCGAACTCATGTCCCTTGCCATGAACACCTGGTGGTCGGAGTCCGAGAGGATGACCGCCGCGGACATGGAGCTGTATCCATGCGATGAGAAACGGCAAAA AGCGTACCGCCACTTTGCGGTCATGGCCATCGAGGGCAACTCGCACGTGGGCTGCGCCGGACTGCGCTACGTGGTCAAGAACCTGACCCAGTTCAAGCTGACCTGCAACTACGCCCGGAGTCCGGTTTGCGGACAGCCGATCTACCGCTTCCGGCCCGTAGGATGTCAGACGGGTCGCAACAAGAAGCACTCGTCCTTGTGCTCGCCCACGGAGCTCTTCCGCTGA